The DNA window TTCGCTTCATCGTCTCCCTCCCATGAACGCGTTTTCTTCAAAAGACGACACCGTGGGCTTCGAGGAGGAGGCAGAGATTCTCGAGGAGAAGTCGTTGGAGCGAGAGAATCAAGCTACCGCGCAGGACGAAGATACCGCTGACAGCGTTCACTCTTGCGCAGGTTCCATACCTACCCAAAGCAGTTATCAAACAAATAGTAGAGACTCCTTGCTAAGTGCAGTATCAATCGACAACGAGGAGGCCGAACTGCTTAACCAACTGCGGTACATAGAAAAGATTGCCTTACAGGGAGTCAAAATCAAGGATAAGAAGAAGTCAAAGATGAAGCTTAGGAGCGGCGATCATCTCATTCTAAATATACCAAAATACCGATTCACTGACTGGTCACCCTACAGCTCAGCTAATAGCTCCCGAAAGACCTCACCTGGGGTCTCCAGAGCCAGCAGTATTGAAAGTACTGGTAAAGGTAAGCTGAAAACATCGGAGCCATATAAGGGTAAGCCAGTGTCGAGAAGCCGACCGGAATCTCGGCGGACCAGTGCCGATGATATAAAAGCACGAGACGGACGGGGTAGTAAGAAATCCAGTCCGAAAGAGCGCCCTCGATCCATCGAGATGCGTCGCCTGAGCAAGGACAAGAGCAAATCCCAAGAAGAAACTGAAGCAGATATCGCCAAGCGCAAGGAGCGCCAGCAGAAGCTATATGAATCAGCCATGAAACAAACCATCACTATGCTGAGTCCAGTGAAGGACACGATGCCGGCTTTCCCCGCTCCCGGAGATAAAATTCTCGTAAAGACAGATGGGGACAAGATAATCATTGAAACAGAGTTTAAATCTAAAGCGGAGGATCACGTTCTGATTGCCAAGAGTCCCAGAAAACTTGATAATTCGCTTGTGAAATTTAGCCGCAGCTTTGACGAAGGGCGCAGCCCCGACAAGTTGGACAAAGCAAATCGCAGCTTTGAGGATCGCAATAAGTCCTTTGAAGACTCCGAGAAGTCAGACGCTCCGGAAGACATGCTCATCAAATCGCCAAAGAAAATTGCCAAAGCCCAGGAGCTGAAGCAGAAGATCGAGGGCAGTGTTGTACACAAAAAGATAGATGGAAAGTCGTGTAGCTTGGAGAGACCTGCTGAACATCATTACCTCGGTCCCGATGTCAAGGCTCGTAGTCTCGATGACAAAAGACAGGCGACCGAGGCAGCGAAAAAGAATGAGGAGAAGCCGGCGCCAGTGGTTAGGAGTGCCATTGGGGATCGTCGaatgtttgcccaccaatATCAAGTTCAAGAGGTAAGCAACAATATCATAGTATTTGGTTTTTGATTAGCGTTGCTTTGACTAATGGTTATGGTTAGGGCACCGTTTAATCATTAAATATCATTAAGAATGggtattataaaaaaatattattgtttcAGCCCCATCAGGAAGATATCGACATGCAAGCGGTGATATCAGAGCGTAGGTCCCTGGAGATCCTCAAACGTTCTCTACCTTCGGAAGATGCGCGCGACAGTGAGGGAGCCTTCAGTCGTAAGCCATCTACAGCTGAAAGCCTTGACTCATTTGTCTCCGTTGATGAGTGCCACTCACCCGCAAGCAAGTCACCAGTTCCAGGGACAGGAGGCGGAACAGAGGTTTACCCACACCGAGTGCCCACCATAGAATGCGAAGAACCATCCATCGAAGAGGACGAAAATTCTTCCGAAAGACGACATTTAAAAGTTGGTAGGCAGGATACAAATAGGCTTAGTCTGGATCGCAGTCGGAGCGATGAAACGGGCTCCTGGATGACAGTTGAATGTGACGAGTTCATAGGATCGGATACTTCTGATAATGAACCACGTACCTTGGAACCAGATCGTAATGTTCTTGAAACGCAAGCAACTTTAGAAGATGCCAATCCGCTTGAATACTCCAACTGCGCTACTCCTACATCGGatttaaatattcttttaACGCCACCCAACGCAAGTCCCCAAATTGAGAAGTCTGTACTGGAGACCTTTGAGAAGTACACTGGTTCTTCGGACACCggcaagaaaaaaaatacCCTGGATAAGCAAAGCGACCGTTCTAAGAGCTCAGACTCCTGGACAAGCGGAGAAAAGGACACAAGTCCACAGAGACAACAAGACTGGAGTCTGTCAGTGGGCAAGGAGAAGAGTTCAGTTGAAGAGGAGTCCAGTGTTAGCTGCTCCATTGCCCGCCCTCTTGGAATATCACAGGATTTTGGAAAGGAAGAAGCGCGCAAGTGCCAGGAACTTAAGCAGCGTATGCTCCAGCTGGAAGTTGGTAAGGAAGAGATCACACCTACACAATCCAACGAACAGACGCCAACCAACGAGCCCAAAGCCTTGGTAAGCAAGAAACCGAGCACGCCAACCTTAGAAAAGCAGAGCCCGATCGACTTGGGTACTAGCACAGAGTCGTATCTGGAACCCATTGAGGAGCGCATAGCCAAAATATTGGATCGAGGAGGTGCGCGCACTGAGGACAGTGAATCCAGTTCTGGTGGATCCCGAAAACCGCCGCGGATTGAGAAGCCGGCGAGGGCTAACGCGGGAAAGAAATTATCAGTCACTCGTGCGGATGCCGGAAAATCGGGAAGCGATCGCAGTTCCCAGGAGTCAAAGTCAAGCTTTGACTCCAAAGGTTCTCTAAGCGTAGAGTCGCGTGGCTCCTTTGAAACGGAAAGCAGTTCTGGATCTCTGGGGGCCGCGCAAAGGCGTGGGGAACTGGCCCAGAAAGAGCAGCAAAGCACCTGGCGCCCATTTCCTATCGAGAGCTCAAACAGCTCTAGTACAGATGATCCTTGGCATCATGTGGAAACGGACGGTGGCTATGAACGGTATGATGCACAAAATCCATTGCGCGACTCCTCTGACAGCGACGTAAAGGAGGCATCGCCAGATGATCAGAAGGACGCGAGCGATGCTAGCTATCAAGACGAGCTAAACGACTTTCCGGCTACGTTCGGCTATCCAGCCATGACCAGTAGTTTAGGTGGAATCGGTGTCAACCCCACTGATATCATTGGATACAGTACTGGGTTCACCTTGGGGAGAACTCTCTCCAGAATCTCGGAACGTAGCACTGCTTCGGAAAAGTCAAGTATGGAGGATGATGTTAGCAAAGCCTCGACGCATTCCGTTAGCATGCGGGATGAATCAGTAGGGTCAACGGATCATCAGCCCAGTCTAAGCTCGGACTCGAGAAGCAATACAAATCTTGCTTATATTTCGGATGCTGACCGACGGACATCGGCGGAGATGCCGGAAATTCCATGCGATTCTGCTACTGGGGATCGTCTCTCCAGTTTTGGTAGTCTTAATGAACCCAAGTCGCCAACCCTGGTCACGGGACGTTTTTCTGTAACCCATGTAGATGAACTGCAGGGCGATGATGTAGAGCGGCACACACTTATGTGCCTTTCCAATGCGGGCAGTCAGGACTCGGAGGACTGGCCTCTGCCGGAGATTCCCTTCGATCATGTGCCGGTAAAGCCAGCTGACTCGCTGTACGCCATGCCGGACTTGGACAAACCAGTGCCCAAGTCTTTCTGCTGGAAGGCAAGCTTGTCGTTCCAGCAGTCTCAGGATTCTCTTGACTGGCCGTCGCCGCCATCTAGTGCCATCGGGGCTCCCATAATTGTGGAAAACATCGAAACATACTATGCAAGCGAAGCCCAAAGTGCTGATAAGGTGATTTTGGACGAGGAAATGGCAGTAGGTCCTCCCGATGTAGCAAAAGTACTACCATACGAAGACACCGCCTATCTTATGTCGGCAGCCTTTGATGATAATGACTTTGGCAATGAGCAATTACAACCAGATACGGTAAGCTGTCTTAGCTCTACGCTAAGTGCAGCCTCTTGCCTATCGTCCTCGTTAAATGTGAGCTGTACTACCTCCTCTACCCAAGCTACAGCTAGAGCTCAGCGGAAAAACTCCAGCCCCGAGGTGATTGTCGCTCAGCCGACAAGATCACCAGCTCCTCGAAGCCCTCTCTCAGAGGATGAGCTCTTTTCCAATGATGACGTCTTCATGCCAGGAACTATTAAGGTTCAGCTTTCTCCGGATGCCCAATTAAGAAAGCTTTCCAAAGGGTCCAACAACTCGGACACTTCCATTGACGACATTCTCTCTGGCAGTACCACCTATCTGGAGGATCAGACCACAGTGCGGAAGAACTACGAGGCTCGTTTGAGCAgcggtggaggaggagcaaGCTGCAAGAAATGCAGTCATTCCAGCCACTCCGAGGAGGAAACGAGTTCccttggtacagatcttgatGGAACGGTCCGAATGGGTGGATTGCAGCAGAAGAAGTGCACCCATAGCTCTCACTCGGAAGACACCTCAATTGGACTAAGCATCTCGGAATGGTCCACGGGAACCAACACAGTTCGCCAGTATGCCAATCTATCCGGATCGGACAGCCTTTCCGCCGTGTCCACACACTCGTGTGCTAAGAGCGAGAAATCTAATCAGACCAAATCAAGTATAAGTTCGATTAATAAATCAGCTGAAAGCCTAAATGAGCAGAGTGGTGGAAGTAGCTTCTCGCACAAGTTTAGCGGGGATAATGGTTCATCCGATGGCCTGCGTTATGATATGCTCTCCAATTCCGAGACCGATAAGCTAAGTGAGCCCACCTCAGCCACTCGGAGTGATGACACTACATTGACTCTCACCGAAATGGCTCACACCATCAGTGAGTGGTCAACATCCAGTAGCCGCACACTTGTTGGGGTGGCACCTGGAGAGTATCTTCCTCTCAAACAGGCACTGTCGGGAAACAAAACTAGTTTAAGCTCTCCCAGTGAGGAAAAGCGTTGCGCGCTCCCACAAGTTCATCGAAGGAGTGGTAGCAATGGCAATCAGGCGAGAGCTACACAGGAGCACGCTGACACTCAAACTGGTCCGGAGACAAGTGCGGCTGCTCGGAAACGTCGGTCGCTGGAGATGATGTCTAAATTGTATCAGAGCCAGGAAATATGCTCTGAGTCAGAGTCGCCGTTTGTCGAGCGCTTGTATGCGCACAGCGAGAAGTTAACCGAGCGCTATCAAAGCCAGGAATTTGTGCCGCTCCATGGCGGACCTCCAGCATGCCACCTCGCTTCATCAACCACTAGTCAGATTCAAACCCAACAACCCCAGCAGGTCCGCCAAAAGCCAAGGGCGCCTCAACCACCAACGAAACCAAAACCTGCAGTCACTCGCCCAATCATGCAGGCTTTGCTCAACAAGATGAAGCAACCTGGACTGGCGGAGCAAGCAGCCGAAGCTGCTGAGGCAGAGGAAAAAAAAGCAATGATTGCTGCTTCTTCTGTGGCGGCGAAGCCTCCACCACCGCCAGTACCCACTGTGCCGCCCATTGTGACGCCCAGCGATTTACCTGGCGACGCAGTGGCTCCCCCACCCAAGCCGCTGGCGAAGCATCACAGCTATGATGACAGGACCCTGTCCAAGACCCAGATCCGCGAGTTCAAGACCACTAGCAAGCAGTTGCGTCAGTCAAGCTCCTTCCATGAGCACATGCTCAGCAAATCGCAGCAGTCGTCCCAGGAGCTGCCCATGAGAATCGACGAAGAGAGGGATCCGCACTCCACGTCTTCAGCGACCAAtacaaccaccaccaccaacactCTGAACAGCGAGAGTACAGAACCGAATTCTCCACAAATGCCTCAGCGGGCGGACAAGTTGGTCCGCTGTTCTCCGTACTATTCCAGCAGCTTAAGCTCGGAATCACCGCCGAATCAGTTGCTACAGAAGCCCCCTAGGAAAACGGCCACCCAGCTGAGCGCTGGTGCCGTAGCGGCTTCCTTGAAAAGTCCCCCCAGTGGCAACGATACGGACAGCTCGCTAGACGTGCGAGGTCAGGAGGCAAAGATGAGAAGCAGAGGCTACCGAAAGAAACGTCAGTTACCCGCCAAAAGAATGAGGGCCAATTTAACAGCTGCAGCTCTGTTAGAGCAAGCGGAGAGTTCAGAGTGCTCCGAGGGTTACGTACCGGAAGTTGATTCAGGTAGCTCTGAGTATTCGTCTTGCCAGCGGGATGACCAATACCTTGAGTTCGACGAGGAACTGGAGAGGGATCAGGAGCAAACTGAAGACTATGAGGACTATCCTCAATATAGTGGCAAATTTGAAAGTCTGGATATGAGCGACAATGTTGACGAGATGGGTTTTCCCCGTTACGACCGCCTGGGTCACATCACCAAGCCTATGTATCAACAGACCCTTGTAATGGAGCGTCCTAATCCGGTGCAGCTTCCAGCCCCCGCTAATCATCCAATGCCACCGGCCACGGGACAGCCGGTGAAACCAGCTCGGACCAAGAAACGGCAATTCAAGCGGGAGGATTCCACTGCGGCGGGAACATCCGGACATTCGACAGCGGCACCTCAGGTTCGACCCTATCATGGACGCAGTTACTGCAACCCAGAGGAGAGCGAGTACGAGACCAGAGGTGGCGGATTGTCCGATGAGTTGGCTAACTCTAGCGAGGATAGCTGTAGTGGATTCGGGGGTGACGCGGGAGCATCAGGATCGGGTACTATAAGGAGGGGTACGACCAAAGGAGTGGGACAGGATCAGCAGCAAGGAACTGGAGCCCAGGCTCGACATGTGCCGTATCCCGATTTTTTGTCTGACTACGAATCCGAACCCATTGAATACGAACGATATGCCTGCGGACTGGACATACGTGTGGATCCCCCACCCAAATTTCATGATTCCGATGAGCTAAGTGACCAGTGAATAAAGTTCTTCGAAGGAAGCGGAGACCGAGAAGCAAAATATCCAAGAATCCCCATTGCGTGTGCTTAACGAATGCAGCCTTTTCATTTGTTACGTTGCCTTGGAAATTTTAGAACGACTCTTTGACTTTTACACACGATCCAAGTACTTATAACCAACTTATTTGTAACTGAGACTGATTTACGactaacaacaaacaaaacaaaatataaaaacccAAGAAACCCAAGCTGCTTAACGACTTAAAACAATTATAACTCTCCTTGAAGCGTTAGAAATACAAATCAAATTCAAGTAAAAACCATTTTAATCAAACTTTACcaatcaaataaaatacttGAAATAATCGAGATGATGGCAAAAGCCCATAGGTCGGTGTAGATTGAGTTGCCTTTGGGCGGTAtctaaatataataatgttATAGATCAATTTAACATTAAAATAGATGTGTGGTATATTGAGCGAAAACGTTAAACCAGTTGAAGAAATTTTAATGCACTGTTTAATCATCGAATAATGGAATACAAGAATACAAATGTTTGAATTGTTATTTAGCTAATCCAACACAAACCAAGACACATACATAAGATTAAAGTTATTAATGCATATTAAATTATACGATTAATTCAAGTTGCCACAAACTCTGTGCAGCTGCGTTCGGTATTACGTCAATAATCTTAGCGCAGGTTGTCCTACCCAACTGAGTTCCAATCCAAGTGTCAAAACCAGGCATACCTAAATCGGAATATCCGGAATCAAACCTCTAAACTAGTTACGTACAGCTATAATCTAATTTTAGTAATCTCACACGAGAAGTGACAAATCAAACTGCTTGGAATAACTTATCCTAGGAAGATATTGGTAAAGGATTTGAATGTTTCTCAATAGAGGTCTTTTCACTCCAGATCCAACATTTTTTCTGCCAGAACACACGGTATAATAAGAGCATTTACTTCGCGCTTATATGCGGTTTTTTAgtcacatatatattttatatagttATTGTGCTATATACGATTTTAATTTGACCGCAAACGGTTTTAGACGCAAGTTACCGGTTAGACAATTACCTAAAACTGTAATAAGTGAAATAACGTTGTTTTAGCAATTAGTTCCGCCTAGTACATAAATGTGCCAAACCGGAAATCCGAAAGTGGAAATCCAAATACCGAAAGTATTATACAGACGTAATTTTACTGGGAGCAGAACGCAGAATGCGTTGACACCCTGTTAAGTTTTATAACCATTTGAAAACTCATATACCTATAGGTATAGGAGACTATATATGTTTTCTCTTTATGTTTAAAAAAGGCggaaaaacatatttatagttgTTAAAATTATTGCACCATGATTGGTACTAGACAATGTAAGGGTCGTACAATAATTTTACTAATTTAACCCAGATCAAAAGTATTTAAATCAAAACATCTATTTGTGTTTAGAATGAACGTACAATTAAATGTGCTCTAAAATTGGTTATTGCGAAAAAGATACCATCTACGTCAGTTGAATTATTCTTATATCCACTAACATGCAATCAAGTAATCTTTAGTTaggaaaaaatttaattttatccaACTtcctattatttattattatctgTATGCCTTTGCAGAGGGTATGTTAATTTCATCCAGGGGCTTGCAACGCAGTAAACTAAACATATATAGTATGTATAAGTATATAAGTCAAGTATATATACTTGATCAATACCAAATGCCGAGTAGATAtagccatgtccgtccgtCCCTTTCTACGAAAACTAAACCTCCCAGTTTAAACCTATCTGCATGGAATATTCATCTTTGCAGGTAGTATATAAATCGAAACAATTTCATCAATTGAAAAAATGCGAACAAAAATTTACCTTCGTTGTTTTTGATCGTAAAGTGGTTATTACTCTGTATACTTACATACATTTCTTTGTTAATATAGATGTACTGCAAGGGTATATAGGCTTCGGCATGCCGAAGCTatctttttttatatttttgaatcaAAACTTTGATGCTAAATTTATTTGTCTAGGAAAAGAAACTTACAGAAAATCTTAGCTACATTTTTAAGAAGTTAGAAGAAAACTCAAcacaaaatgaaatcaaattgaggtttaagttaaattaaaatctttttCTCACATAAAACAAGATCACAAAAACGAACAGAAAAAATGTTGAAGTATAGTAACGAAAGCCAATGAAATGTACACGAGCAATCGATTTAAcaaacattaaattaaaattatatagaaACAAAcgtaataaataaaacttcATTAATCAATAAAAGTGATCAAAGACTTTGATTATGTTTatctaaataaatacatattgaTTTAAAGATTTTCTAATCAGTTTGTTTTTGAATAACTGAAATAGTTTGTTAATCATTTGCTTAAGTTTTTACTGTTAGTCTACTTTaatgttatttttttaaatacttagTTTTTGCACttgatatttacaaaaaatgcgtCCATTTTGCTCTTTCTGTTTTTAGCCTATGACTAAAATCATTGACTTTTTTATGAttgactttatttttatttcctgtttttgttttattgatAGATGGGTACTATGGAATAAATGGAAACATGTCGCTGGACAGGCGTGGTGAAATCACCACTCCACCAACGCGGTACGACCTCACCTTAGGATCGGATAAGTCTTCGTCACTATCCCGATCTGAGGCTGGAACATATGACGTAATCCAGGCAGAAATCCAGCACGCTAAAAGACAGGAGCTAGCCACCGGCGTTGCCACCGCCTCGCACCAGAACgggaacggaaacggaaatgggcATACCCTGAGCACACAACACGATATTGAGGCAGAAGTGAAAAAGCGGAAATGGCCCACCGAGCCCAGCTACTTTTTGGCCAAGGAGCTGTTGATGACGGAACGTACGTACAAGAAGGATCTGGATGTGCTGAATACAACCTTCCGACAGGTTCTGATTCTCGGGGAtgtggagcagctgcagcctCTGTTCGAGCTGCTCGACTCCCTGGCTCAGCACCACAATCTCTTCCTGCGCGACATCGAACACCGCATGGTGCAGTGGGAGGGACGTGGAGGCCACGAAGCCCACCGCATCGGAGACGTCATGATGAAGCACATGGCGGCTCTGCCCATCTACGATGAGTACGTGCAGACACACGTGGACATCCTGCACTGTATGAACGACATGTACGAAGGCGATGAACGCTTCCGTCAGGTGTACAAGGAGTTTGAGCAGCAAAAGGTTTGCTATCTACCCATCGGTGAGCTTCTACTGAAGCCCCTCAACCGCCTGCTGCACTACCAACTGATCTTAGAGCGGCTCTGCGACTACTATGGGGAAGAGCACATCGACTATGCCGATGCTATGGCGGTGCACCACTTGCTCGTTCGCAGTACCAAGGGGATTAGGTCCCAGCTTCCCGACTCGGCAAACTTTGTGGAGCTGTGTGAACTGCAACGCGACATCAACTTCGAGCAGTTGGTTCAGCCCCATCGCCGCCTCATCCGCCAGGGATGCCTCCTGAAGCACTCAAAGCGCGGTCTGCAGCAGAGGATGTTCTTCTTGTTCTCCGACCTGCTGCTCTACGGTTCGAAGTCCCCGCTGGACCAGAGCTTCCGCATTTTAGGACACGTTCCTGTGCGTTCCTTACTAACCGAGAACGCCGAGCACAACACCTTCTCCATCTTCGGCGGACAGTGTGCCATCACAGTGAGTGCGGGCACCACTGCTGAAAAGACCCTTTGGCTGGCCGAGCTCTCCAAGGCGGCCGCGGATATCAAAAACCGACCGCCCAACATGCAACTGCAGCTAACGACGCTCAAGAACTGCAGTGAGTAtacgttttgttttgtttctaaTGAAGCTTTATTTTGCACTAACGTATATTTATGTAAATGTTGCTTTCTAAACAATGTCCCATAAAAGTATTGCATAGCTTTAAGAACCAAACCACCGCGAATAGTTAACATTCAATTAGTACTTATAaaccaaaagctttggttgaGCGGCTAAACTATTAGACAAGTAAAAAACGTTTAACTTTAACATTACCTTTTGTTaaacttttcccttttttctccattttttttgtttttttttgtgctggcAAGAAAAGCACGCTGCATAGCCGCGTAAGCAAGATGATGCACCCAAATCCCAAAATCCTTCGCCGACAAAGCACCCAGTAATCTTATTTCCACTTTATTTTCAGGCTCCTCGGAGGAGGGTCTGGACCTATTCGGTCTGAGCAACGGGAACAACAGCAGCCTGAACAGCAGTGTGAACGGCGGCGGTCCGCTGACTCCGCAGCAACAgaagttgcagctgcagcaacagcagcaaaacaGGACGCAGCCATCCCGAAGCAACACGGCTCTGCACGTCTGTTGGCATCGTGGCGCCACCGTAGGACTGGGCGATCACCTGATAGCCGCCGAGCACCAGTTGTCCGGTTATCTGCTGCGAAAGTTCAAGAATAGCTCCGGCTGGCAGAAGCTCTGGGTGGTGTTCACGTCCTTTTGTCTGTACTTTTACAAGAGCTACCAGGACGAGTTCGCCCTGGCTAGTCTGCCGCTATTGGGCTACACGGTGGGTCCTCCTGGTCACCAAGACGCCGTTCAGAAGGAGTTCGTCTTCAAGCTGTCCTTTAAGAACCACGTGTACTTCTTCCGCGCGGAAAGTGCCCACACCTACAACAGGTAAGGCTGAGATTCTAGGAAAGTGCATATATTAAAATCTGCTAAACTGCCTAAAAACTACTATACTATActaaacaaaagaaagaaaggcGTTTTCGACCCTTtaaagtacatacatatgtacattctTGATTAGGATTACtggccgagtcgatctggacCTGTGTCCGGCcagatatgtacatatgtttctCTCCACCCTTATGAACAATAAGATATAGTACGCATATTGTATGTTTGCACATGCTAGGGACGTTGATTCCTTTCATTTTAATATGTGTTCTAAAAAGTGTTCCCACTAGCTGAGCAACCCTTGGCTTACCTTTTAATAACtttcaatttt is part of the Drosophila sechellia strain sech25 chromosome 3R, ASM438219v1, whole genome shotgun sequence genome and encodes:
- the LOC6613884 gene encoding FERM, ARHGEF and pleckstrin domain-containing protein 2 isoform X2, translating into MSLADMGTASRSAGGGGGGGRHYDLATGGAGGGGHPVGGGLPGGRMTHSLSTPSGVDGTPSTPRHRGGKKLTVRIQMLDDSITMFQVQAKALGRVLFEQVCRQLNLLEADYFGLEYQEVSTHTKYWLDLEKPMNRQVGLSLIDPVLRFCIKFYTPDPAQLEEEYTRYLFCLQIKRDLATGSLQCNDNTAALMASYIVQASCGDFVPEDYPDHTYLSSYRFVPHQDATMQRKIMENHKKHVGQSPAEADLNLLETARRCELYGMKMHPAKDVEGVPLNLAVAHMGITVFQNITRINTFSWAKIRKISFKRKRFLVKLHPEGYGYYKDTVEFFFEGRNECKNFWKKCVENHGFFRCTAVQNTPRRKTRVLSRGSSFRYSGKTQKQIIEFVRENYVKRQNFQRSQSFRQGPLNASSRSQSHTYVNSSISANPLLPIDTAAWDYRNQCSDSMTPSLTKKAADTLDRRRDNPIDQMRSQVTAAQVEIYQTKNYAADSPTSQEEAECSAAGAERQHHSAVAMDQLNSNRSLSPQGPQSWTSPSHSSHHQQRGPDPARVHPGDHNTEGMLISSRGLQRSKLNIYNGYYGINGNMSLDRRGEITTPPTRYDLTLGSDKSSSLSRSEAGTYDVIQAEIQHAKRQELATGVATASHQNGNGNGNGHTLSTQHDIEAEVKKRKWPTEPSYFLAKELLMTERTYKKDLDVLNTTFRQVLILGDVEQLQPLFELLDSLAQHHNLFLRDIEHRMVQWEGRGGHEAHRIGDVMMKHMAALPIYDEYVQTHVDILHCMNDMYEGDERFRQVYKEFEQQKVCYLPIGELLLKPLNRLLHYQLILERLCDYYGEEHIDYADAMAVHHLLVRSTKGIRSQLPDSANFVELCELQRDINFEQLVQPHRRLIRQGCLLKHSKRGLQQRMFFLFSDLLLYGSKSPLDQSFRILGHVPVRSLLTENAEHNTFSIFGGQCAITVSAGTTAEKTLWLAELSKAAADIKNRPPNMQLQLTTLKNCSSSEEGLDLFGLSNGNNSSLNSSVNGGGPLTPQQQKLQLQQQQQNRTQPSRSNTALHVCWHRGATVGLGDHLIAAEHQLSGYLLRKFKNSSGWQKLWVVFTSFCLYFYKSYQDEFALASLPLLGYTVGPPGHQDAVQKEFVFKLSFKNHVYFFRAESAHTYNRWLEVLRSTTQTQDFKNVHSHAVLGN